In one window of Aphidius gifuensis isolate YNYX2018 linkage group LG4, ASM1490517v1, whole genome shotgun sequence DNA:
- the LOC122855566 gene encoding probable cytochrome P450 301a1, mitochondrial yields the protein MMTLSLQRAKCSIRLLCSQALKSTNYTENIKSYDEVPGPKPIPILGNTWRLFPVIGQYEVGDVAKISQIFHEEYGEITRLSGLIGRPDLLFVYNADEIERMYRQEGPTPFRPSMPCLVRYKGVERKKFFGELAGVVGVHGEPWKEFRTRVQKPVLQPQTVRKYVGPIETVTKDFITRIEKIKNSEGELPADFDNEIHKWALECIGLVALDVRLGCLADNLTPDSEPLKIISAAKFALRNIAELELKAPYWRYFPTPLWSRYVKNMDYFVEICMKHIDTAIERLKTKKAVNELDLSLVERILANEKDPKIAYILALDLILVGIDTISMAVCSILYQLATRSEEQEKIFKELEKIIPDPSVPLTTKHLDQAIYTKAFIREVFRVYSTVIGNGRTLQHDTVICGYHIPKGVQVVFPTLVTGQMEEWVDDAKTFKPERWLKENSDKKLHPFASLPYGHGARMCLGRRFADLEMQVLLAKLIRNYKLEYHHKPLKYKVTFMYAPDGDLKFKLIKR from the exons ATGATGACACTGTCGCTTCAAAGAGCCAAATGTTCCATCAGGTTGTTGTGCAGCCAAGCactaaaatcaacaaattatacAGAAAATATAAAGTCATATGACGAAGTACCAGGTCCTAAGCCAATACCAATTCTTGGTAACACTTGGCGTTTATTTCCTGTTATTGGACAGTATGAAGTTGGTGATGTTGCtaaaatatcacaaatattTCATGAAGAATATGGTGAAATAACAAGATTGTCTGGTCTCATTGGACGACCTgatcttttatttgtttataatgcTGATGAAATTGAAAGAATGTATAGACAAGAAGGACCAACACCATTTCGTCCATCTATGCCTTGTCTTGTTAGATACAAAggtgttgaaagaaaaaaattctttggTGAATTAGCTGGTGTTGTTGGAGT aCATGGTGAACCATGGAAAGAATTTCGTACAAGAGTTCAGAAACCAGTTCTTCAACCACAAACAGTTAGAAAATACGTTGGACCCATTGAAACTGTCACAAAAGATTTTATAACAAG aattgaaaagattaaaaatagtGAAGGAGAATTACCAGctgattttgataatgaaattCACAAGTGGGCATTAGAAT gTATTGGACTTGTTGCTCTTGATGTAAGACTGGGTTGTCTAGCAGATAATTTAACACCAGATTCAGAAccactaaaaataataagtgctGCAAAATTTGCATTGAGAAATATTGCTGAGCTTGAATTAAAAGCACCATACTGGCGTTATTTTCCAACACCACTATGGTCACgttatgttaaaaatatggattattttgttgaaatttgtaTGAAACACATTGACACTGCAATTGAAagattaaaaactaaaaaagctGTTAATGAATTAGACTTGTCTTTGGTTGAAAGAATACTGGCTAATGAAAAAGATCCAAAAATTGCTTATATTTTAGCTTTAGATTTGATATTAGTTGGCATTGATACT ATATCTATGGCTGtttgttcaattttatatcaacttGCAACTCGATCAGAAgagcaagaaaaaatttttaaagaactagaaaaaattattcctgATCCATCAGTGCCACTGACAACGAAGCATCTTGATCAGGCTATTTATACAAAAGCATTTATTCGTGAAGTTTTTAG gGTTTATTCTACAGTTATTGGAAATGGCAGAACACTTCAACATGACACTGTAATTTGTGGCTATCATATACCAAAAGGAGTCCAAGTTGTTTTTCCAACATTGGTAACGGGACAAATGGAAGAATGGGTAGATGATGCAAAAACATTTAAACCAGAAAGATGGCTCAAAGAAaattcagataaaaaattacatccaTTTGCATCATTGCCTTATGGACATGGTGCTCGTATGTGTCTTGGTAGACGTTTTGCTGATCTGGAAATGCAAGTATTACTTGCAAAG CTCATACGAAATTATAAACTGGAATATCATCACAAGCCATTAAAATACAAAGTTACTTTTATGTATGCTCCTGATGgtgatttaaaattcaagctaatcaaaagataa
- the LOC122854034 gene encoding probable cytochrome P450 49a1: MPYECLEPFDEKILSVSRSYTEIPGPKPVPFFGNTWRFIPIIGDFNIQSIDKVSKQLHENYGDIVKIGGLLGRPDMVFLYDANEIEKVYRQEERMPYRPSMPSLNYYKHKLRKNWFNEEAGVIGNHGESWYNFRSKVQQVMLQPRVAHMYIGAIEESSQAFINRIEKIKDHHDETPDDFLNEIHKWSVESIAQVALNVKLDCMSDNSSDETQELIDAIHTFFTNVGILELKIPFWKIFNTPTWKNYVKSLDTIFNFTTKYCNIAMKKSKNNKKCPDEFSLLERILEIKGDTKLASVLAFDLFLVGIDTTSNAIASVLLQLASHPEKQLILHNEIMKILPSKNMKINPKNIEDLKYLKSCIKETLRLYPVVIGNGRCMTKDTIINGYHVPKGVQVIFQHCIISNKEKYFPHCNEYLPERWMSESERRHPFASLPFGYGRRMCLGRRFADLEMLIVLIKIIQHYKLEYKYEKLDYYINPVYTPKGPLKIKFIKRN, from the exons ATGCCATATGAGTGTCTAGAGCct tttgatgaaaaaattttatcagtcAGTCGTTCATATACAGAAATACCTGGACCTAAACCAGTTCCATTTTTTGGAAATACTTGGAGATTTATCCCAATCAtag gtgattttaatattcaatcaattgataaagttTCGAAACAGCTACATGAAAATTATGGTGATATTGTGAAAATTGGTGGGCTATTGGGTCGACCTGATATGGTTTTTCTTTATGAtgcaaatgaaattgaaaaagtataCAGACAAGAAGAACGAATGCCCTATCGACCATCAATGCCTTCTCttaattattacaaacacaaattacgaaaaaattgGTTCAATGAAGAGGCTGGTGTCATTGGAAA tcATGGTGAAAGTTGGTACAATTTTCGTAGTAAAGTACAACAAGTGATGCTTCAGCCCAGAGTTGCCCACATGTACATTGGAGCCATTGAAGAATCCAGCCAGGCGTTTATAAATAG aatagaaaaaattaaagatcatcatgatgaaactccagatgattttttaaatgaaattcacAAGTGGTCTGTTGAAT CTATTGCTCAAGTTGCATTAAATGTTAAGCTCGACTGCATGAGTGATAATTCCAGCGATGAAACACAAGAATTAATTGATGCTATTCAtactttttttacaaatgtCGGTattcttgaattaaaaataccattttggaaaatatttaatacaccAACATGGAAAAACTATGTTAAATCTCTCGATACAATATTCaa TTTTACAACAAAATACTGCAACATAGctatgaaaaaatcaaaaaataataaaaaatgtccagaTGAATTTTCACTTCTTGAAagaattttagaaattaaagGAGATACAAAATTGGCATCTGTTCTTgcatttgatttatttctcGTTGGCATTGACACA acGTCAAATGCAATAGCATCAGTGCTTTTACAATTAGCATCACATcctgaaaaacaattaatattacacaacgaaataatgaaaatattaccatcgaaaaatatgaaaattaatcctaaaaatattgaagatttaaaatatttaaaatcatgtaTCAAAGAGACTTTAcg acTGTATCCAGTTGTTATTGGAAATGGACGTTGTATGACAAAAGACACAATAATAAATGGTTATCATGTTCCAAAAGGa gtacaagttatttttcaacattgtATAATtagtaataaagaaaaatactttCCTCACTGTAATGAGTACTTACCAGAGAGATGGATGAGTGAAAGTGAAAGACGTCATCCATTCGCATCGTTACCATTTGGCTATGGTAGACGAATGTGTCTTGGGCGAAGATTTGCTGATCTTGAAATGCTTATTGTTCTTatcaag attATTCAACATTACAAATTAGAAtacaaatatgaaaaattggattattatattaatccaGTTTACACACCAAAAGGACcacttaaaattaaatttatcaaaagaaattaa